The window GCGGGTCGCACAGGGCTTCTCGGTCGGCGGCGAGGCCTCCGGCGCCATGAGCTTCCTCGCCGAACACGCCCCCGAGGGCAAGCGCGGCCTCTACACGAGTTACGCCCAGATCGCCTCGTTCCTCTCGCTGCTCACCGGCACGCTGATCGCCGCAGCCATGACCAGTGGCCTCGGCCAGGACCGTATGGAGTCGTGGGGCTGGCGCATCCCGTTCCTGCTCGCCGTGCCGCTCGGCATCACCGGCATCTACATCCGCAAGCGGATCAGCGACACACCCAACTTCAACCGCCTCAAGGAAGAGGGCGGCCTGTCCAAGAACCCGCTCAAGGAGGCCTTCTCCTCCGCGGAGCACCGCCGGGCGATGCTGCTCGCCCTGTTCATCCCGCTCATGAACGGCTCCGGCTACTACGTCCTGTTCAGCTACATGCCGACCTTCATGAACACCGAGCTCAACTTCAGCAAGGTGCAGGGCCTGCTCGTCACCGCGACCAGTCTGGTGGCCATCTCGATCGCCATCCCGTACATGGGCAGCCTCTCCGACCGCATCGGCCGCAAGAAGGTCCTCGCGGGCGCCGCTGTCGCCATGGCCGTCGCCGGCGTTCCCTGTTATCTGCTCATCGGCACCGGCAGTGTCCCGCTCGCCATCCTCGGCGCCTGCATCATGGCGGTCATCTTCGCCGGTCACACCGGTGTCATCCACGTCCTGCTCGTCGAGCTCTTCCCCACCCGGGTGCGCTACTCCGCCTACGGGCTCGGCTACAACGTCTCGGCCGCCCTCTTCGGCGGTACCGCTCCCCTGCTGATGACCTACCTCATCGACAAGACGGGCAACGTCAACATGCCCGCGTTCTACGCGGTCGTCA is drawn from Streptomyces liliifuscus and contains these coding sequences:
- a CDS encoding MFS transporter, whose product is MSTVAAQPVPNTVDPKTARKVTLAGCVGIFAELYDNGIFGFMAGTLAVVFFPNADNATAVQFVFLGYAVSFFFRPLGAIICGHLGDRMGRQRLLVFVIMLISVATAAIGILPTYASIGIAAPALLILLRVAQGFSVGGEASGAMSFLAEHAPEGKRGLYTSYAQIASFLSLLTGTLIAAAMTSGLGQDRMESWGWRIPFLLAVPLGITGIYIRKRISDTPNFNRLKEEGGLSKNPLKEAFSSAEHRRAMLLALFIPLMNGSGYYVLFSYMPTFMNTELNFSKVQGLLVTATSLVAISIAIPYMGSLSDRIGRKKVLAGAAVAMAVAGVPCYLLIGTGSVPLAILGACIMAVIFAGHTGVIHVLLVELFPTRVRYSAYGLGYNVSAALFGGTAPLLMTYLIDKTGNVNMPAFYAVVTALGTLIAVSRVKDRAHLPLRDA